The DNA sequence CATGGAGGCTGCCGATCCAGACCTGCCTGACGCTGCTGTTGAACACATCAGCCACATGCTGACGCTAGCCAAGAGCAAGCATCAGGAGGCCATGGCGTTGCTCGGTACGCCTGATCCGAGCGCAGTTCCTCGACTGCGGGAGGTGCTTCGGTTGCTTGAGGAGGTCGAGCTTCTGGCCGACGACGCCTCGACTTACGTCGAGACCGGCGTGATGAAAGCGGCCCTCAAGGATCTGCACTTTCAGCAGGCCAGCGTTCAAATGGCGATTGCCCAGCTTGAGCAGATGAAGGCGCGGTCACCCTGGGCAACGCCCTGGCCGTGGATCACGATTATGGCCCTGGCGCTGATCATCGCCCAAGCTTTGCGTTGATGCAGTGGTTGGAACCGGGACGGTTTTTGAGGTGAATCTCGGTTCTGACCCCAAAATGGCGCGCCAGAATATCTGCATATTTTCAATGCGATAAAGCTCTACACTAAAATCGGTGTAGTCGAGAGCTTTGGAGAATATCGGCAGAGAGAGAGCATGTCAGGGGCATATCAGGCCTAACCCGGTGGAGAGCCCTTTGCCTATAACCCTTGAAACAAACGGGATTTTTCGATCTCAACCCATGAAATAGAATGATTCCAATGGGTTAAATGGCGGAGCGGGAGGGATTCGAACCCTCGATACGCTTTTGACGTATACTCACTTTCCAGGCGAGCGCCTTCGACCACTCGGCCACCGCTCCGCAAGTGCCTGAACGATACGGGCAAGGCCCGGACCGTGAATCAGGCGATATTCCAATCGCACTGGAAGCCGCGGCACTAGCGATCCCTTTGGGGTTTCGCAAGCCGGAAGCTTGGCTATGCTTGCGCCATGGATCGCTGTTTCGGACTTCCCCCTTCGCTTGACGATATCGACGCGCTTGCCCGCCATGCGCTGGACCGGTTGCCCGCCCGGTTTCGCCAGCATCTCGACGGGGTGCGGCTGGTGGTGGAGGACTTTGCCGACGAGGCGACGCTGGCCGCGCTGGGGATCGAGGATGCTTTCGAGCTGACCGGCCTCTACGAAGGCGTTCCGATGGGCGAGAAGTTCTCGGTCGGCAGCGGTGCGATGCCCGATCGCATCCGGCTGTTCCGTGCGCCCATCCTTGATGAGTGGGCGGCGCGCGGGGATGAGACGCTGGAACATCTTGTGGCCCATGTCCTGATCCACGAAGTAGGCCACCACTTCGGCCTTTCGGACGAGGCCATGGCGGCGCTTGAAGAAAGCGTGGCCTAGTTGCTTTCCGGAGCGGGCGTGGCAGGATGGCCTGATGCGCAAGTTCCTGAACACACTTTCCTTCGGACCTGGCCTTGGCCTGCTCCTCGCCTTCCCGGCCGCGCCGCTGGCCGCACAGGACAAGCCGCTTGCCCCATCGGAGATCGTGGCCGCCGCGCCCCGGACCGACTGGGTGGCCATCGCGCCATCCGACCTGCTGGTGATGACGCTGGCGCTCGATGTCGCGGGAAAGCCGCGTCGCGTGGTGATCCAGCTGATGCCGTCGCCGTTCAGCGAGGGCTGGGTGCGCAACATCCGCAAGCTGGCGGCAGCGCGCTTCTGGGATGGCTTGTCGGTCAACCGGGTCCAGGACAATTACGTGGTCCAGTGGGGCGATGCCGATGCTGAGGACAAGGCGAAGGCCCGCGCGCTGCCGCAGGGCCTCTCCAGGATGCCGGAGGCGGACTATACGACCGCTTTCAAGCCGGGGATGTTTGCGCGGCGCCTGACGCCCTGGGGCAGGCGCGATGCCATCATATCGCGCGATCCGGTGCCCATGCTGGTGACCCAGCAGGCCGCCGAGCCGAACTTTGCCGATCCCCATGCCATCAGCGTCGGCTTCGCATCGGGTTTTCCCGTCGCCATGACCTATCCACCCTACCGCATGGCAACCGATCCGAAGGCGGAAAAGGGGCCCGAACAGCCGGAACGGGTCTGGCCCGTGCACTGCTATGGCATGGTCGGCGTGGGCCGGGACATGTCTCCCGACACCGGCAGCGGGGCCGAGCTTTATACCGTGATCGGCCAGGCCCCCCGCCATCTCGACCGCAACATTGCGCTGGTCGGCCGGGTGATCGAGGGGATCGAGAACCTCTCAAGCCTGCCGCGCGGAACGGGGGCACTAGGCTTCTACGAAAGTGCGGCGGAGCGCACGCCGATCTTGACCGTGCGCATGGGTGACGAGGTGGAAGGGCTGCCGGCTTATGAATACCTCTCGACCGAGAGCCGCAGCTTCGCCGCCTATGCCGATGCGCGCGCGAACCGGCGCGATGCGTTCTTCATCCGGCCGGCAGGCGGTGCGGACCTGTGCAACATCCCGGTGCCGGTTCGGCGGGCGCAATAGTGCACCCGGCGGGGCGAGCTAGATTCTCTCGGCCTCGGCCACCGCATCGCTGGCGCGCAAGGCGGAGACGATCCGCGCCAGGTGCGCCAGGTCGGTCACTTCCAGATCGACTTCGTAGATCCCGAAGAGGTCGTCGCGCCCGGTCATTTCCAGCGCGACGATATTGGCGTGATTGCTGGCGAAAATGCCGGTGACTTCGGCCAGGGTACCAGGGCGGTTATGCAGCACGACGCGGATGCGGCCGACTGCGCCGGTCGTCGTTTCGCCCCATGACAGGTCGAGCCAGTCGGCATCGACCCCGTCGGCCAGGCTGAGGCAGTCGATTGCGTGCACTTCCACGGCCTCGCCCTTGCGGCGCAGGCCGACGATGCGATCTCCGGGCACGGGGTGGCAGCATTCGCCCAGCTTGAAGCCCATGCCCGCGGTAAGGCCCTTGATGGAAATTGCCCGTTCCTGCTTGGGCCAGTCTTCCGGCGCAGGGAGGCTCTGGGTGGAACCGGGGACAAGCGCTTCCATCACCTGCCGGTCATCCAGCTTGGCCGTGCCGATGCGGACCATCAGGTCTTCCTCGTCCATCACGCCCAGCCGCTTCACCGCCTCGCGGATCGCCTTCTTGCCGATCTTGCCCGGCAATCGCCCGACGATCTCGTCGAACAGCTTGCGGCCGATGGTGGCGATTTCCTCGCGCTCATACGCGCGCACCGCGCGGCGGATCGCGGCGCGCGCCTTGCCGGTGACGACAAAGCCCAGCCAGGCGAGTTGCGGCGAGGCCTTGCGGCTCTTGATGATCTCCACCACGTCGCCGTTGTTGAGCGAGGTGCGCAGCGGCATGTGCCGCCCGTTGATCTTGGCCCCGACGGCCATCGAGCCCAGGTCGGTGTGCACGGCATAGGCGAAATCGATCGGCGTTGCCCCCTTGGGCAACTGGTAAAGCGCGCCCTTGGGCGTGAAGGCGAAGATGCGATCCTGGTAGATCGCCATCTTGGTATGCTCGAGCAGTTCCTCGGCATCGTGGCTGGCATCGACGATCTCGATCAGGTCGCGCAGCCAGCCCACCTGCCCGTCCGGGCGCACGCCGCCCTGCTTGTAGGCCCAGTGGGCAGCAAGGCCGAATTCGTTGAGCCGGTGCATCTCGCGCGTGCGGATCTGCACTTCCATGCGCATCGAGTTCTCATAGACCAGCGAAGTGTGCAGCGAACGATAGCCGTTGCCCTTGGGGGTCGAGATATAGTCCTTGAAGCGCCCGGGAATGACGTGCCAGGTGCGATGCAGGACGCCGAGCGCGCGATAGCAATCGTCCTCGCTGTCGGTCAGCACGCGGAAGGCCATGATGTCGGTGATCTGCTCGAACGAGACGTGGCGCTCGGCCATCTTCTTCCAGATCGAATAGGGGTGCTTCTCGCGCCCGGAGACTTCCACCTTGATGCCGCTTTCGGCCAGCGCCTGCTTGATGGCGAGCGCAATGGCATCGACCTGGCCGCCGTCGCTTGACCGGATCTGCGCTAGCCGCCCGGTGATCAGCTTGAAGGCCTCGGGCTCGATCTGCTCGAAGGCGAGCAGCTGCATCTCGCGCATGTATTCGTACATGCCCACGCGCTCTGCCAACGGGGCATAGATATCCATTGTTTCGCGGGCGATGCGCCGCCGCTTTTCCTCGCTCTTGATGAAGTGCAGCGTGCGCATGTTGTGCAGCCGGTCGGCCAGCTTGACGAGAAGGACGCGGATATCCTCGCTCATCGCCAGGAAGAACTTGCGCAGGTTTTCGGCCGCGCGCTCCGTCTCTCCCATCGCCTCGATCTTCGACAGCTTGGTCACGCCATCGACCAGCCGGGCGATGTCCGGTCCGAACAGCTTCTCCACTTCCTCGATCGTCGCGAGCGTATCTTCCACCGTATCGTGCAGCAGGGCGGTAACGATGGTTTCCTGATCGAGCTTCAGCTCGGTCATCAGCCCGGCCACTTCCACCGGATGGCTGAAATAAGGGTCGCCCGAGGCGCGCTTTTGCGTGCCGTGCTTCTGCACGGTGTAAACGTAAGCGCGGTTCAGCACCGCCTCGTCGGCATCGGGATCGTACGCTTTGACGCGTTCAACAAGTTCGTACTGGCGGAGCATTAGGCTCTAAATGGCTTCCCGATGGGACTTAGGGCAAGGAGAAACGTCAGTTTTCTTCACGTCGCTTCGTTTCGGATGCAGAAGCGCCACCACCCGAGATGCGACGCACGATCGCGCCGGTGCGCCAGATTACCAGCGCGACGGCAACGAGGCCGACCACGAACAGCGTCCATTGCAGGGGATCGCCGTTGCCGAGGCTGAGGTTCAGCCCTTCACGTCCCATCGCGCCCAGCGCCACGAAACTGGCCAGCGCCGGCAGCGAGGCCAGCGTGCCAAGCAGGAAATCGCGCTGCCTGATCGTCGTCAGGCCCAGCCCATAGGAGGTCAGCGCAAAGGGCATGACCGGGGAAAGCCGCAGCAGCAGCACGAAATGCCAGCCTTCGTGCTCAAGCTCGGCATCAAATTTCTGCGTCCATTCCGTGCGGCCGACCAGCCATTCGACCAGCGGGCGAAGCAGCGAACGCGAAAGCAGGAAGGCCAGCCAGCCGCCCAGCATGGTGAATGCGGCCGAGATGATGAAGCCCCAGACCATGCCGTAGGCGGCACCAGCCATGACCGCCATGACCGAAGCCGGCAGGACACCGCTGGCCGCGATGATCGCCTGACCCATGCCGAAGGCCAGCCAGTTGGTGGCGAAGAAGCCCTCCACCTCGCCGATCATGCGCAGCAGCGCGTGGCGGGTGCCGGGCAGGTAGGCGATCAGCGTTCCCGCCGCGACGACGAGCGCCACCAGGGCGCCGCCCAGGCGCAACAGCCCCAGCCGTCGCGCCGCAGCCATCATCGTCCGGTCTTGGGCTCGAAGATTGCCGGCTTCATCAGGCCCATCTTTGCCAGTCGATAGGTGAGCGCCGTCCCCAGAACGCCGAAGCCATAGATGCAGCTGCGCTTGAAGTTGATCGAGCTCGCTTCCTCGAAATACTTGGTCGGGCAGGAAATTTCGCCGATGCTGAAGCCGAACCAGGTGGTCTGGGCCAGCATCTGGTTATCGAACACGAAATCGTCCGAGCAAGCCTCGAGCGGAAGCTCTTCCAGAACCTTGCGGCTCCAGGCGCGGTAGCCGGTGTGATATTCGCTGACCTTCTGGCCCATGAGCAGGTTCTGCGCGAAGGTCAGGCAGCGGTTGGCGATGTATTTGTAGAGCGGCATCCCGCCCTTCAGCGCCCCGGTGCCGAGGATGCGGCTGGCGAGCACGGCGTCGAACTGGTCGGACGCAATCATGCTGGCCATCGCCGTGACCAGGCGCGGCGTGTACTGGTAATCGGGGTGCAGCATGACGATGATGTCTGCCCCGCGTTCGAGCGCGGCGGCATAGCAGGTCTTCTGGTTGCCGCCGTAGCCGCGGTTCTTCTCGTGCACCAGCGTATGGATGCCAAGGCTGCGCGAAACCTCCTTGGTATCATCGCGGCTGGCATCGTCGGTCAGGATCACGTCATCGACGATATCGAAGGGGATCTCGTCATAAGTCTGCTTGAGCGTCAGCGCCGCATTGTAGGCGGGCAGCACCACTGCCACCCGGCGACCGTTAATCATGCTGCTTCTTCGAACCCCCTCTGCGCGGACAAGGGCTGATCCCTAGAGTCGGGGATTCGCCCGTCAACTGCTATTTACGCTCAAAGGGGCGCGTGACATAGCGGAGGCTCACGAAAAGGGTGGCCTTTGACCGGTGCAGAGTGAATCGAAAAGGCGGGCGATTCCGCCACTTGTCGCGCTGATCGCCTTTGTCGCGCTTGGCCTGCTCTATGTGCTGGCAAGCTGGCCCACCTATCGTCAGGTGCTGGGCATCTGGGGCGTGCGTGCCTGGCCCTGGCCGTTCCTGGATACCGATACCGTGCTGTCTGCCGTGCGCTGCCTGCGCAAGGGCGCAGACGTCTATGCCATCAACCCCTGCGATCCGCTGCTGCGCACCTATGGCTATTCGCCCTTGTGGATGGTGATGGCCTACCTGCCCGTTACCAAGGCTTGGATTCCTTGGATCGGCAGCCTGTTCAGCCTGATGTTCATCGCCTCGCTCTGGCTGCTGCCTGCCGGCCGCAACCGCGAGGCAGTGGTGCTGATCGTGCTTGGCGTGCTGTCCAGCGCGACCCTGCTGGCGGTGGAACGCGGCAACAATGATCTGGTCAATTTCGCGCTGGTTGCCGGCATGGCGGTGCTGATGGGCCGTCCGGCCGGTGCGCGGCTGTGGGGCTATGCCCTGGGCCTGCTCGCCGGGCTGCTCAAGTTCTATCCCCTGCTGGTCATGGCTTCTGCCCTCCGCGAAAAACCCGGCCGCTTCTTCGCGATTGCCGCCGCCTCGATTGCCGTGACGGTATTCGCCGCAGCCGTCACCTGGCACGATCTTTCGCGCGCACTGGCGATCGTGCCGACCGGATCGCCAATCTATGAAATGTTCGGCGCCCCCAATATGGGCAAGGGGCTGGTGATCCTGCTCGGCTGGCCGGAATGGACCGCCGGCGCGGTTCGGCTGGCGCTTACCGCCGCGGCCCTCGCAGCGGGCTTGTGGGTTGGCCTGCGCCCGGCAACTGCCGCGGCCATGGAAAACCTGACCCAGCGCGAGCGGGATTTCCTGCTGATCGGCGCGCTGATGGTCATGGGCTGCTTCTTCACCTCGCAGAACATTTCCTACCGCACGATCAACCTGCTGCTTGTCCTGCCCGCGCTCACCGCCTTGCGCGCCACCTCGGCCCCGTCGGCGCTGCGCGCCATGACCTGGGTGGCGCTCGGCCTGCTCTGGGAACAGCTCCTGTTCCGCTGGGTACAGGCCATAGCCGCAACCATCGGCGGTGCAGCCGAACCGCTCATCGAATTCGGCCTGGGCTGGTTCGGGCGCGAACTGGCTTGGTGGTGGCTCGTCACCATGCTCGTGGCTTGTGCCACCGCCGTGGTGCGCCCGATGCCGATGTGGCAGGCGGTGTTCTCCCGTTCCCTCACAGCAAAGGCAGCCTGATGTCCGCGTTTCTCCGTCGCCATGCACCGGCGCTTGCCTGCTGCCTGCTCGTCGCCTTTTTCGTCGCGACCTACCATGGTGCCTATACGACCTATCGCAGCGTGAACCTGGCCTTCGGCAACAAGGCCTACTGGTTCCCCTTCCTCGATACCGACACGGTCCTTTCCGCCGTGCGCTGCCTGCGCGCCGACGTGGACGCCTATGTGTTCAACCCCTGCGATCCGCAGCTTCGCGTCTTCACCTATTCGCCCTTGTGGATGGGGCTGACCGCCCTGCCAATTACCGAAGCCTGGCTGCCGTGGATGGGCATGGCCTGGGTGCTCGGCTATCTGGGCGCGCTGTTCCTGCTGCCCGAAGCGCGCAGCAGGGGCGCAGCCCTGGCCATGATCGCCGCCACCTGCTCCAGCGTCAGCGTCTACGCGATGGAGCGCGGCAACAACGATATCGTCATCTTCGCACTGGTCTCGCTCGCCGCAGTGCTGTTCGCCCGCCAGCGCAAGGTGCAATGGATCGGCTATGCGCTGGTGCTGGCCGCAGGCCTGCTGAAATACTATCCGCTTGGCGCAATGGTAGTAGCCTTGCGCGAAAGGCCGCGCCGCTTTCTGGGCATCGCCGCGCTATCGGTAGCTATCACCCTGCTGGCAATCTACATCACCTGGGCCGATCTGGTCCGCGTGCTGAAGTCCATTCCGGTGGGCCAGTTCTATACCGACATGTTCGGATCGGAATCGGTGGGGCGGACACTGGTCGAACTGTTCGGCCTGCCCAAATGGGTCCATCCCGTCACCCGCGCCGCACTCTCGTTCGCGGCGGTGGCCGTGGGACTATGGCTCGGCCTCAAGGGCCGGATTTCCAGCGATGTCGCGCGCCTGACCGATCGGGAACGCTCATTCCTGCTGCTCGGATCGCTGATGACCTGCCTGTGCTATTTCTCGGCCCAGAACATCGGCTACCGCGCGATCAACCTGATCCTGGTCCTGCCCGCCATAACCGCGCTGGCCGTGGTGACCGGACGGCGCGGCTATCGCTGGCTGGCCGCCGCCGTCATCGTGCTGCTGTGGACCGGGGCATGGCGCTATTTCTGGGAAGACAGCGTCATGGCCGGCGTCGGGCTTTACGAACCCAAGCGCTATGTCGCGCTGTTCGTGCGCGATGCGCTGTGGTGGGCGGTGATCCCGGTGCTGATCGGGGCCATTGTCGCGCTGCTGCGCGACGGCCCGATCCCGCAGGCCGTGCTCAAGCCGCTGGGCCTCGCGCGGGGCTGAAGCCTATTCCCAGACCGCTTCGGGCGGCAAGCTCATCAGGATGGCGTCGATATTGCCGCCAGTCTTGAGGCCGAACAGCGTGCCGCGATCGTAGACGAGGTTGAACTCTGCATAGCGCCCGCGCCAGGCGAGCTGCTGGCGCTTGTCTTCAGCCGAGAATTCCATGCCCATGCGGCGGCGCACCAGTTGCGGGAAGATCGAGAGGAAAGCGCGGCCGACATCCTGCGTGAAGGCAAAGTTGCGTTCCCATGCCGCCTCGTCCTCGCATTCCAGGTGATCGTAGAAGATCCCGCCTACACCGCGATGGACCTTGCGGTGCGGGATGTAGAAATAATCGTCCGCCCACTTCTTGTAGCGTTCGTAATAGGTGGGATTGTGCCGCGCGCAGGCGGCGCGGAACTCGGCGTGGAAATCCTCGGTATCCTCGGCATAGGGAAGCGGGGGGTTAAGGTCTGCCCCGCCGCCGAACCACGCCTTGGTCGTCGTCAGGAAGCGCGTGTTCATGTGAACCGCCGGGACGTGCGGGTTGGCCATGTGCGCGACCAGGCTGATGCCCGTGGCGGAAAAGGCGTTGTTTTCTGCCGAGGCGCCGTTGATCGTTGCGGCAAAGTCCTTCTGCAGGCCGCCGCTCACGGTGGAGATGTTCACGCCAACCTTCTCGAACACCTTGCCCTTCATCAGGCCGCGAGTGCCGCCGCCGGTATCGCCCCCGCCTTCGCCTTCAACCTCGGCGCGCTTCCACGGATCGTACTGGAAGCTGGCGTCTGAACCGGCCTCGCGTTCGATCGCCTCGAACTCGGCACAGATGGCGTTGCGCAGCTCCTCGAACCAGGCGGAGGCACGGGCGGTGTAGGGGGTCCAGTCGGTCATACGGCTGCGCTTGCCAAATGCCGCCGCGCGGGGCAAGGAAAAGCCATGGTTCCCTTTTCGTTCGCGGGTGAGGAATGGCGCTTCCTGCGGTCGGGCGCGCTGTTCTGGCCGCGCGAGAACGCGCTGCTGGTGGCCGACCTGCACCTTGAGAAGGGCAGTTTTTTCGCCCGCTTCGGGCAGATGATCCCGCCCTATGACAGCCGCGAGACGCTGGAGCGACTGGCGATCGCGATCAGGGAAAGCGGCGCGCGCCGGGTCATCTGCCTTGGCGATTCGTTCCACGACGCCCGCGGCGCA is a window from the Novosphingobium sp. TH158 genome containing:
- a CDS encoding metallopeptidase family protein encodes the protein MDRCFGLPPSLDDIDALARHALDRLPARFRQHLDGVRLVVEDFADEATLAALGIEDAFELTGLYEGVPMGEKFSVGSGAMPDRIRLFRAPILDEWAARGDETLEHLVAHVLIHEVGHHFGLSDEAMAALEESVA
- a CDS encoding peptidylprolyl isomerase, with amino-acid sequence MRKFLNTLSFGPGLGLLLAFPAAPLAAQDKPLAPSEIVAAAPRTDWVAIAPSDLLVMTLALDVAGKPRRVVIQLMPSPFSEGWVRNIRKLAAARFWDGLSVNRVQDNYVVQWGDADAEDKAKARALPQGLSRMPEADYTTAFKPGMFARRLTPWGRRDAIISRDPVPMLVTQQAAEPNFADPHAISVGFASGFPVAMTYPPYRMATDPKAEKGPEQPERVWPVHCYGMVGVGRDMSPDTGSGAELYTVIGQAPRHLDRNIALVGRVIEGIENLSSLPRGTGALGFYESAAERTPILTVRMGDEVEGLPAYEYLSTESRSFAAYADARANRRDAFFIRPAGGADLCNIPVPVRRAQ
- a CDS encoding bifunctional (p)ppGpp synthetase/guanosine-3',5'-bis(diphosphate) 3'-pyrophosphohydrolase, yielding MLRQYELVERVKAYDPDADEAVLNRAYVYTVQKHGTQKRASGDPYFSHPVEVAGLMTELKLDQETIVTALLHDTVEDTLATIEEVEKLFGPDIARLVDGVTKLSKIEAMGETERAAENLRKFFLAMSEDIRVLLVKLADRLHNMRTLHFIKSEEKRRRIARETMDIYAPLAERVGMYEYMREMQLLAFEQIEPEAFKLITGRLAQIRSSDGGQVDAIALAIKQALAESGIKVEVSGREKHPYSIWKKMAERHVSFEQITDIMAFRVLTDSEDDCYRALGVLHRTWHVIPGRFKDYISTPKGNGYRSLHTSLVYENSMRMEVQIRTREMHRLNEFGLAAHWAYKQGGVRPDGQVGWLRDLIEIVDASHDAEELLEHTKMAIYQDRIFAFTPKGALYQLPKGATPIDFAYAVHTDLGSMAVGAKINGRHMPLRTSLNNGDVVEIIKSRKASPQLAWLGFVVTGKARAAIRRAVRAYEREEIATIGRKLFDEIVGRLPGKIGKKAIREAVKRLGVMDEEDLMVRIGTAKLDDRQVMEALVPGSTQSLPAPEDWPKQERAISIKGLTAGMGFKLGECCHPVPGDRIVGLRRKGEAVEVHAIDCLSLADGVDADWLDLSWGETTTGAVGRIRVVLHNRPGTLAEVTGIFASNHANIVALEMTGRDDLFGIYEVDLEVTDLAHLARIVSALRASDAVAEAERI
- a CDS encoding TVP38/TMEM64 family protein; translation: MMAAARRLGLLRLGGALVALVVAAGTLIAYLPGTRHALLRMIGEVEGFFATNWLAFGMGQAIIAASGVLPASVMAVMAGAAYGMVWGFIISAAFTMLGGWLAFLLSRSLLRPLVEWLVGRTEWTQKFDAELEHEGWHFVLLLRLSPVMPFALTSYGLGLTTIRQRDFLLGTLASLPALASFVALGAMGREGLNLSLGNGDPLQWTLFVVGLVAVALVIWRTGAIVRRISGGGASASETKRREEN
- a CDS encoding glycosyltransferase family 2 protein; the protein is MINGRRVAVVLPAYNAALTLKQTYDEIPFDIVDDVILTDDASRDDTKEVSRSLGIHTLVHEKNRGYGGNQKTCYAAALERGADIIVMLHPDYQYTPRLVTAMASMIASDQFDAVLASRILGTGALKGGMPLYKYIANRCLTFAQNLLMGQKVSEYHTGYRAWSRKVLEELPLEACSDDFVFDNQMLAQTTWFGFSIGEISCPTKYFEEASSINFKRSCIYGFGVLGTALTYRLAKMGLMKPAIFEPKTGR
- a CDS encoding glycosyltransferase 87 family protein — translated: MSAFLRRHAPALACCLLVAFFVATYHGAYTTYRSVNLAFGNKAYWFPFLDTDTVLSAVRCLRADVDAYVFNPCDPQLRVFTYSPLWMGLTALPITEAWLPWMGMAWVLGYLGALFLLPEARSRGAALAMIAATCSSVSVYAMERGNNDIVIFALVSLAAVLFARQRKVQWIGYALVLAAGLLKYYPLGAMVVALRERPRRFLGIAALSVAITLLAIYITWADLVRVLKSIPVGQFYTDMFGSESVGRTLVELFGLPKWVHPVTRAALSFAAVAVGLWLGLKGRISSDVARLTDRERSFLLLGSLMTCLCYFSAQNIGYRAINLILVLPAITALAVVTGRRGYRWLAAAVIVLLWTGAWRYFWEDSVMAGVGLYEPKRYVALFVRDALWWAVIPVLIGAIVALLRDGPIPQAVLKPLGLARG
- the hemF gene encoding oxygen-dependent coproporphyrinogen oxidase; the encoded protein is MTDWTPYTARASAWFEELRNAICAEFEAIEREAGSDASFQYDPWKRAEVEGEGGGDTGGGTRGLMKGKVFEKVGVNISTVSGGLQKDFAATINGASAENNAFSATGISLVAHMANPHVPAVHMNTRFLTTTKAWFGGGADLNPPLPYAEDTEDFHAEFRAACARHNPTYYERYKKWADDYFYIPHRKVHRGVGGIFYDHLECEDEAAWERNFAFTQDVGRAFLSIFPQLVRRRMGMEFSAEDKRQQLAWRGRYAEFNLVYDRGTLFGLKTGGNIDAILMSLPPEAVWE